One window from the genome of Bacteroidota bacterium encodes:
- the miaA gene encoding tRNA (adenosine(37)-N6)-dimethylallyltransferase MiaA → MNYDLITILGPTASGKTTLAANLAYQINGEIISADSRQVYKGMNLGTGKDYEDYLVNGNTIPYHIIDIKEAGYKYNVYEYQKDFLNAYEDIKNRNKVPVLCGGTGLYIEAAVKGYKLIQVPVNEPLRTELEKLTLGQLIEKLKTYKLLHATSDITTTKHAIRAIEIEVYYKDHPEIEFHYPKINSLFIGVKYDRQVERERITLRLQQRIDLGMIEEVKKLLAKGLNPEQLIFYGLEYKYLTLFIIGKISYDEMFVKLNTAIHQFAKRQMTWFRRMERNGIEIHWLEGDMPLQEKINRIKSLL, encoded by the coding sequence ATGAATTATGATTTGATCACCATATTAGGGCCTACAGCCAGTGGTAAAACCACACTGGCCGCAAATCTGGCTTATCAGATCAATGGAGAAATTATCAGTGCCGATTCCAGGCAGGTATACAAAGGAATGAACCTGGGAACCGGCAAGGATTATGAAGACTATCTGGTGAATGGCAACACAATCCCTTATCACATCATAGATATAAAAGAAGCCGGTTATAAATACAATGTTTACGAATATCAGAAAGATTTCCTGAATGCTTATGAAGACATAAAAAACAGGAATAAAGTTCCAGTTTTATGCGGAGGCACCGGCTTGTATATCGAAGCTGCCGTAAAAGGCTATAAGCTTATCCAGGTTCCGGTTAATGAACCGCTCAGGACAGAACTTGAAAAACTGACACTGGGCCAACTTATCGAAAAACTGAAAACCTACAAACTACTTCATGCAACCAGCGATATTACGACTACAAAACACGCCATTCGTGCAATTGAAATTGAAGTATATTATAAGGATCATCCTGAAATCGAATTCCACTATCCAAAGATAAACAGCCTTTTTATAGGAGTAAAATATGACCGGCAGGTAGAAAGGGAAAGAATTACCCTCAGGTTGCAGCAAAGAATTGACCTGGGCATGATTGAAGAAGTTAAAAAATTGTTAGCTAAAGGTCTAAATCCGGAACAGTTAATTTTTTATGGCCTCGAATACAAATACCTGACCTTGTTCATCATCGGAAAAATCAGTTACGACGAGATGTTTGTCAAACTCAATACGGCCATTCATCAATTCGCCAAGCGGCAAATGACCTGGTTCAGGAGAATGGAAAGAAATGGTATTGAAATTCACTGGCTTGAAGGAGATATGCCCCTACAGGAAAAAATCAATCGAATTAAAAGTTTGTTATGA
- a CDS encoding GSCFA domain-containing protein, whose product MQDKFRTTFDLRKVDTQINYKTSSLWIGSCFIEHIGDLMVNYKFTADVNPFGVCYNPMSIKNNLEILINQPVFDSNDLFFYNEQWNSFNHHSQFSDSNQEVCLNQINQRIKASGQFLKEADFLFVTFGTAWVFEYLASGQIVSNCHKLPQSKFKRYLLSLNEIVNNWKSLITHLTNFNNHLHIVFTVSPIRHFKDGAEANMLSKATLLVAAHELKKIFPDVCYFPAYEIMMDDLRDYRFYEEDMIHPNHTAIHYIWESFTRNYMGEETLKIMEEIDSILKAAHHRPFDPASKAHQKFLANNIQKIDRLKNQYPCLNLETERQYFSNQLK is encoded by the coding sequence ATGCAAGATAAATTCAGGACAACTTTTGACCTCAGAAAGGTAGATACCCAAATAAACTATAAAACATCAAGTTTATGGATAGGATCCTGTTTTATAGAACATATTGGCGATCTGATGGTGAATTATAAATTCACGGCTGATGTTAATCCTTTTGGTGTGTGTTATAATCCTATGTCCATAAAGAATAATCTTGAAATACTGATCAATCAGCCTGTTTTTGATAGCAATGACCTCTTTTTCTACAATGAGCAATGGAATAGCTTTAACCATCACAGCCAGTTTTCGGATTCAAACCAGGAAGTTTGCCTAAACCAAATAAACCAAAGAATTAAAGCATCCGGACAGTTTTTAAAAGAGGCGGATTTTCTGTTCGTTACTTTTGGAACTGCCTGGGTTTTCGAATATCTTGCTTCAGGACAAATTGTTTCCAATTGTCATAAATTACCGCAAAGCAAATTCAAGCGTTATCTTCTCAGCCTTAACGAAATAGTAAACAACTGGAAATCCCTGATTACCCATTTGACAAATTTCAACAATCATCTGCATATTGTTTTTACAGTCAGCCCTATTCGCCATTTCAAAGACGGGGCTGAAGCCAATATGCTGAGTAAGGCAACACTGTTGGTGGCTGCTCATGAGCTCAAAAAAATTTTTCCGGATGTTTGTTATTTCCCTGCTTATGAAATTATGATGGACGACTTACGCGACTACCGTTTTTACGAAGAAGATATGATACATCCCAACCATACTGCCATTCACTATATATGGGAATCTTTTACCCGCAATTATATGGGTGAAGAAACCCTGAAAATTATGGAAGAGATTGATTCTATCCTGAAAGCTGCCCATCACAGGCCATTTGATCCGGCGTCAAAAGCCCATCAAAAGTTCCTCGCAAACAATATTCAAAAAATTGACAGACTAAAAAACCAATACCCCTGTTTAAACCTGGAAACCGAAAGGCAATACTTTTCCAACCAATTAAAATAA
- a CDS encoding S9 family peptidase, with protein sequence MMKKFVYAGVFLFFFSACTFNKKEEPPTSLTKEEIAGGKLTPEILWKFGRVGDSQLSPDGKTVVYTVTRYNVKTNKSNCDIFSVSTGDKTVTQLTDFEGNEYNPRWYPDGSRIGFLRDKNGSTEIWEMKPDGSKKTRVTRVDGGINGFEYSPQGDHLYFLKNVKLDTTANEKYPDLPLANVRIINDMMYRHWNSWSDYTYSHIFVADYKKGKIGEPKDIMKDEHWDSPLAPYFDNSEINWSPDGKFIAYTCKKLRGRAYALSTNSDIYLYNIETGKVQNLTEGMNGYDRYPVFSPDSKYIAWQSMKTPGYESDKQRLFICNLATGEKTDLTANFDNNAANFCWTKDGSKIYFISGINATFQVFCADVAKKEIKQVTTGVHDYTSLHLSGNTLVGERMSMSMATEIFKINPANGNETQLTFTNKNIYDNIKMGKVEGRWITTTDHKKMLVWIIYPPKFDPHKKYPAILYCEGGPQDPVSQFFSYRWNFQIMAANDYIVIAPNRRGLPTFGQAWNDEITGDYGGQNMKDYLSSVDAMKKEPFVDGDHIGAVGASYGAYSVYWLAGHHQKRFKAFIAHCGIFNLESQYAETEELWFPNHDLGGPYWKSPKPKSYEFSPHKFVQNWDTPIMIITGGNDFRIPYTENLQAFDAAQLRGIPSKLLFFPDESHWVMKPQNSILWQREFFGWLDKWLKKK encoded by the coding sequence GAAAAACAGTTGTATATACGGTTACGCGTTATAATGTTAAAACAAATAAAAGTAATTGTGATATTTTCTCGGTTTCTACCGGGGATAAAACAGTTACACAACTTACAGATTTTGAGGGGAATGAATATAATCCCCGTTGGTATCCGGATGGAAGCAGAATAGGCTTTTTACGCGATAAAAACGGTTCTACAGAAATATGGGAAATGAAACCCGATGGTTCAAAGAAAACACGGGTAACCCGAGTTGATGGCGGGATAAATGGTTTTGAATATTCTCCACAAGGCGATCACCTCTATTTTCTGAAAAATGTAAAACTGGATACTACTGCCAATGAGAAATATCCAGACCTGCCATTGGCCAATGTGAGGATAATCAATGATATGATGTATCGTCACTGGAATTCATGGTCGGACTATACATACAGCCATATTTTTGTTGCTGATTATAAAAAAGGGAAAATAGGTGAACCCAAGGATATTATGAAAGACGAGCATTGGGATTCTCCTCTTGCACCTTATTTTGATAATTCTGAAATAAACTGGAGCCCGGATGGCAAATTTATTGCTTATACATGCAAGAAACTCAGGGGCAGAGCTTATGCCCTTAGCACCAATTCGGACATCTACCTTTATAATATTGAAACCGGGAAAGTTCAGAACCTGACAGAAGGTATGAACGGTTATGACCGTTATCCGGTTTTTTCGCCTGACAGCAAGTACATTGCCTGGCAAAGCATGAAAACTCCGGGATATGAGTCGGACAAGCAGCGTCTTTTTATTTGCAACCTGGCAACCGGCGAAAAGACCGACCTGACTGCAAATTTTGATAATAATGCAGCAAATTTCTGCTGGACAAAGGATGGCAGTAAAATCTATTTCATTAGCGGAATAAATGCAACATTTCAGGTTTTTTGTGCAGATGTTGCCAAGAAAGAAATAAAGCAGGTTACTACCGGGGTTCATGATTACACCTCATTGCATCTTTCGGGTAATACGTTGGTTGGAGAGCGTATGTCCATGTCCATGGCTACGGAAATCTTTAAAATCAATCCTGCAAACGGGAATGAAACGCAGTTGACTTTTACCAATAAAAATATTTATGACAATATTAAAATGGGCAAGGTTGAAGGGCGTTGGATTACCACTACCGACCACAAGAAGATGCTGGTGTGGATCATTTATCCTCCGAAATTTGATCCTCATAAGAAATATCCGGCCATTTTATATTGCGAAGGCGGGCCACAGGATCCTGTAAGCCAGTTCTTTTCATACAGGTGGAATTTCCAGATTATGGCAGCCAACGATTATATTGTAATTGCACCTAACCGCCGCGGACTTCCGACCTTTGGCCAGGCATGGAATGATGAAATTACCGGTGATTATGGCGGACAAAACATGAAGGATTATTTAAGTTCTGTGGATGCCATGAAGAAAGAACCTTTTGTTGATGGCGATCATATTGGCGCTGTGGGAGCAAGTTATGGCGCTTATTCGGTATACTGGCTGGCAGGTCATCACCAAAAGAGGTTTAAGGCTTTTATTGCCCATTGCGGAATATTTAATCTGGAAAGTCAATATGCTGAAACCGAAGAACTGTGGTTCCCGAATCATGACTTGGGCGGGCCCTATTGGAAAAGTCCCAAACCTAAAAGTTATGAATTTTCACCCCATAAGTTTGTTCAGAACTGGGATACTCCAATAATGATTATTACGGGTGGCAACGATTTCAGAATTCCTTATACCGAAAATTTACAGGCTTTCGATGCTGCACAGCTTAGAGGAATTCCCAGTAAATTGCTTTTCTTCCCTGATGAATCACATTGGGTGATGAAGCCTCAAAATAGTATTCTTTGGCAAAGGGAATTTTTCGGCTGGTTGGACAAATGGCTGAAAAAGAAATAA